The following proteins are encoded in a genomic region of Cydia strobilella chromosome 19, ilCydStro3.1, whole genome shotgun sequence:
- the LOC134750056 gene encoding protein lethal(2)k10201 produces MDRLVLIEKLKEYGVGRRKLTDDLFKDDLPLPRLGVRDEDEEELCHEMIKSTCSIPGCQFSTECLLEFENHYNASHRYSCSQCKKVLPSPHLLDLHIQEQHDSFFAVLATKKPSYCCYIEECKEKFMNAEERLQHCVNVHKMPKDFRFDQKPKNKKSKPKNKKPNEDSSMDVDKVTEQKQFMFTNRKQKAFPKYTGKKFTTEKENTTADVNMDEVVKGLKDSLPT; encoded by the exons ATGGACAGACTGGTCCTAATAGAGAAGTTGAAAGAATATGGCGTGGGTCGACGGAAGCTCACCGACGACTTGTTTAAAGACGACCTGCCACTGCCGCGGCTCGGAGTACGAGATGAGGATGAAGAGGAACTGTGTCATGAAAT GATAAAATCCACATGCAGCATTCCCGGATGCCAGTTCTCAACAGAATGTCTATTAGAATTCGAGAACCATTACAACGCCTCACATAGATACTCGTGCAGTCAATGCAAAAAAGTCCTCCCATCGCCGCATCTGTTAGACTTGCATATACAGGAACAGCATGACTCGTTCTTCGCTGTGCTGGCTACTAAGAAACCTTCG TATTGCTGTTATATAGAAGAATGCAAAGAAAAATTCATGAATGCAGAAGAACGTCTACAACACTGTGTTAATGTTCACAAAATGCCCAAAGATTTCCGATTCGACCAAAAGCCTAAAAACAAAAAGAGtaaaccaaaaaataaaaagccgAATGAAGATAGCTCTATGGATGTTGATAAAGTCACTGAACAAAAACAATTCATGTTTACAAATAGAAAACAGAAAGCTTTTCCTAAATATACAGGAAAAAAGTTTACTAcagaaaaagaaaatactacCGCAGATGTAAACATGGATGAAGTTGTAAAGGGCTTAAAAGATAGTTTACCAAcctaa